From the Leifsonia sp. AG29 genome, one window contains:
- a CDS encoding YqjF family protein gives MTPEPQTPEPVTPERSTALTGVWTRQTWSDAAFVHWAVDPSVVDRFFPAGVRPDTVDGRTHVGLIAFRMQRLGAPRGPGIPYFGDFLETNVRLYSVDREGRRGVVFVSLDASRLVPVLGARAALALPYMWSRMRASRRGSVLEYRSARHVTGAASSRLVLDIGQPIAEPMALDHHLTARWALHVRAWGRTVSVPNQHPRWPLQRATLLACDDGLLTAAGLPSPEDPPVSVLYSPGVTTVFGRPEVLRPV, from the coding sequence GTGACCCCGGAGCCGCAGACGCCGGAGCCCGTGACACCGGAACGGAGCACCGCTCTGACCGGGGTGTGGACGCGCCAGACCTGGAGCGACGCCGCCTTCGTGCACTGGGCGGTCGACCCGTCGGTCGTCGACCGCTTCTTCCCGGCCGGAGTGCGGCCGGACACCGTCGACGGGCGGACGCACGTCGGTCTGATCGCCTTCCGTATGCAGCGGCTCGGCGCCCCGCGCGGCCCCGGCATCCCGTACTTCGGCGACTTCCTCGAGACCAACGTGCGTCTGTACAGCGTCGATCGGGAGGGGCGTCGCGGCGTCGTCTTCGTCTCGCTGGACGCATCCCGGCTGGTCCCCGTGCTCGGAGCGCGAGCCGCGCTCGCGCTCCCGTACATGTGGTCCCGCATGCGGGCCAGCCGTCGCGGGAGCGTGCTCGAGTACCGCAGCGCGCGGCACGTGACGGGAGCCGCCTCCAGCCGTCTCGTCCTGGACATCGGACAGCCGATCGCCGAGCCCATGGCGCTCGACCATCACCTGACCGCTCGCTGGGCGCTGCACGTCCGCGCGTGGGGCCGCACCGTATCCGTGCCCAACCAGCACCCGCGCTGGCCGCTCCAGCGGGCGACGCTCCTCGCGTGCGACGACGGGCTGCTCACGGCGGCCGGGCTGCCGTCCCCGGAGGATCCGCCGGTCAGCGTCCTCTACTCCCCGGGTGTCACCACGGTCTTCGGCCGCCCGGAGGTCCTGCGACCGGTTTGA
- a CDS encoding inorganic phosphate transporter translates to MDLTPIIVLVIALALFFDFTNGFHDTANAMATPIATGAMKPKIAVALAAVLNLVGAFLSTEVAKTISGGIIKEGSGGVQITPVLIFAGLIGAIVWNMVTWLFGLPSSSSHALFGGLIGAAIVGAGIGAVDFAVVLEKVILPAIISPVTAGVIAYCATKLAYAITRRYDGRPDGRGGFRYGQIFSSSLVALSHGTNDAQKTMGVITLTLISAGLQPVGSGPELWVIVSCALAIAIGTYSGGWRIIRTLGRGLTSVKPAQGFAAETSTAATILASSHLGFALSTTQVASGSVIGSGLGRRGSSVRWGTAGRIAVGWLLTLPAAALVGGAAAVVASLGPAGVVIDVLIGAAVVAAIFWRSRRNRVSSENAVEPVPFQGKSEVAASGRVVRIEKVKPLKKERTGKGTA, encoded by the coding sequence GTGGACCTCACCCCGATCATCGTGCTGGTCATCGCACTGGCGCTCTTCTTCGACTTCACCAACGGTTTCCACGACACGGCGAACGCCATGGCGACGCCGATCGCGACCGGCGCCATGAAGCCGAAGATCGCCGTCGCGCTCGCGGCCGTGCTGAACCTCGTCGGAGCCTTCCTGTCCACCGAGGTCGCGAAGACCATCTCGGGCGGCATCATCAAGGAGGGGTCGGGCGGCGTCCAGATCACCCCGGTGCTCATCTTCGCCGGCCTCATCGGCGCGATCGTGTGGAACATGGTGACCTGGCTGTTCGGCCTCCCGTCGTCGTCGAGCCATGCGCTCTTCGGCGGGCTGATCGGGGCCGCGATCGTGGGAGCGGGCATCGGGGCCGTCGACTTCGCCGTCGTCCTCGAGAAGGTGATCCTCCCGGCGATCATCTCGCCGGTCACCGCCGGTGTCATCGCCTACTGCGCCACCAAGCTCGCCTACGCCATCACCCGCCGGTACGACGGCCGTCCGGACGGGCGCGGAGGCTTCCGGTACGGACAGATCTTCTCGTCGTCGCTCGTGGCGCTGTCCCACGGCACCAACGACGCCCAGAAGACGATGGGCGTCATCACCCTGACGCTCATCTCCGCCGGGCTCCAGCCGGTCGGCAGCGGTCCCGAGCTCTGGGTGATCGTGTCGTGCGCCCTGGCCATCGCCATCGGCACCTACTCCGGCGGCTGGCGCATCATCCGCACCCTCGGCCGCGGGCTCACCTCGGTCAAGCCCGCGCAGGGCTTCGCGGCCGAGACGAGCACCGCCGCGACGATCCTCGCCTCCAGCCACCTCGGCTTCGCCCTCTCGACGACCCAGGTCGCGTCTGGGTCCGTGATCGGCTCGGGACTCGGGCGCCGCGGGTCGTCGGTGCGGTGGGGGACCGCGGGCCGCATCGCGGTCGGCTGGCTGCTCACGCTGCCCGCGGCCGCCCTCGTCGGCGGCGCGGCCGCGGTCGTCGCGTCCCTCGGACCCGCCGGAGTCGTGATCGACGTGCTGATCGGGGCCGCCGTCGTGGCGGCGATCTTCTGGCGCTCGCGCCGCAATCGCGTGTCCAGCGAGAACGCGGTCGAGCCCGTGCCGTTCCAGGGCAAGAGCGAGGTGGCCGCCTCCGGGCGCGTCGTCAGGATCGAGAAGGTCAAGCCGCTCAAGAAGGAGCGCACCGGGAAGGGGACCGCATGA
- a CDS encoding peptidase: MIDWGAFLLVFAAGLIGSCVVVALYSLGTRLLAVAGRALFVEPVEFTDAITVITPEKAAKAQRRAEKAQRKNPLSAAQKRAALTGAYACFVACALAVLFGLYLIIPFFHR; encoded by the coding sequence ATGATCGACTGGGGAGCGTTCCTCCTGGTCTTCGCGGCCGGGCTCATCGGCTCGTGCGTCGTGGTGGCGCTCTACTCCCTCGGCACCAGGCTGCTCGCCGTTGCCGGCCGGGCCCTGTTCGTGGAACCGGTCGAGTTCACCGACGCGATCACCGTGATCACGCCGGAGAAGGCGGCGAAGGCCCAGCGCCGCGCCGAGAAGGCTCAGCGCAAGAACCCCCTCAGCGCCGCTCAGAAGCGCGCCGCCCTCACGGGCGCCTACGCGTGCTTCGTGGCCTGCGCGCTCGCGGTGCTGTTCGGGCTCTACCTGATCATCCCCTTCTTCCACCGGTAG